The Deinococcus seoulensis genome has a segment encoding these proteins:
- a CDS encoding YbjN domain-containing protein — translation MNKNLVSAALLVLTLSTPALAGGAGAPVTGANAQVVAATPAALMAALKEAGYRVTMDPASPDSDPSMTVMAGEYEVSVWLSNCSAGKCSRVTASTYWDYSDSEDDLDTELTNDWNSNYYTQSYVYEGAYYLDSTMPIAGGYTKATLKAWMTDYLNDVQDFEMELP, via the coding sequence ATGAACAAAAATCTGGTGTCCGCTGCGCTGCTCGTCCTCACCCTGTCCACCCCGGCCCTGGCGGGCGGCGCGGGCGCTCCCGTGACCGGCGCGAACGCGCAGGTGGTCGCCGCCACCCCCGCCGCGCTGATGGCCGCCCTGAAGGAAGCCGGGTACCGCGTCACCATGGACCCGGCCAGCCCCGACAGCGACCCCAGCATGACCGTCATGGCCGGCGAGTACGAGGTCAGCGTGTGGCTCAGCAACTGCTCGGCCGGCAAGTGCAGCCGCGTGACGGCCAGCACCTACTGGGATTACAGCGACAGCGAGGACGACCTGGACACCGAACTGACGAACGACTGGAACAGCAACTACTACACGCAGTCGTACGTGTACGAGGGCGCGTACTACCTGGATTCCACCATGCCCATCGCGGGCGGGTACACCAAGGCGACCCTGAAGGCCTGGATGACCGACTACCTGAACGACGTGCAGGACTTCGAGATGGAACTGCCCTGA
- a CDS encoding DUF1206 domain-containing protein — MADLKNMNSRVSRGAQQVKAGLHDTRDAAGNAAQHAAPGLETLARVGYASKGVVYFTVGFLALSVALGRGGSTTDTRGALLKLQDLPGGSALLAVVAVGLVGYALWQLIRAVLDPERQGTAAKGIAKRLGYLLSGGTNLALAVFTARLALSGSASQGGDSQAQAAGTVLNLPGGQLLLGLVGLGLLGLAGSQLFTAYGAKFMKRMRFSGVDGRVKDILVKTGQLGIASRGVLMLIIGGFALVAAWNRKASETVGISQALTWLNAQPAGNVLLGIVAVGTLCYGVWCVVQARYRRIRIEDAA; from the coding sequence ATGGCAGACCTGAAGAACATGAACAGCCGCGTCAGTCGCGGCGCGCAGCAGGTGAAGGCCGGCCTGCACGACACCCGTGACGCCGCCGGGAACGCCGCGCAGCACGCCGCGCCGGGCCTGGAGACCCTGGCGCGTGTCGGGTACGCCAGCAAGGGCGTTGTGTACTTCACGGTGGGGTTCCTGGCCCTCAGCGTGGCGCTGGGGCGCGGTGGCAGCACCACGGACACGCGCGGCGCCCTGCTGAAATTGCAGGACCTGCCGGGCGGGTCGGCGCTGCTGGCCGTGGTGGCGGTCGGGCTGGTCGGGTACGCGCTGTGGCAACTGATCCGCGCCGTGCTGGACCCCGAGCGGCAGGGCACGGCGGCCAAGGGGATCGCAAAGAGGCTGGGGTACCTGCTGAGCGGCGGTACCAACCTGGCGCTGGCGGTGTTCACGGCGCGGCTGGCCCTGTCGGGCAGCGCCTCGCAGGGGGGGGACAGTCAGGCGCAGGCGGCCGGGACGGTCCTGAACCTGCCGGGCGGGCAACTGCTGCTGGGGCTGGTGGGGCTGGGCCTGCTGGGACTGGCGGGCAGTCAGCTGTTCACGGCGTACGGCGCGAAATTCATGAAGCGCATGCGGTTCTCGGGCGTGGACGGCCGCGTGAAGGACATCCTGGTGAAGACCGGGCAGCTGGGCATCGCGTCGCGCGGGGTGCTGATGCTGATCATCGGTGGGTTTGCGCTGGTGGCCGCCTGGAACCGCAAGGCGAGTGAAACGGTCGGCATCTCGCAGGCGCTGACGTGGCTGAACGCCCAGCCGGCGGGCAACGTGCTGCTGGGGATCGTGGCGGTCGGGACGCTGTGTTACGGCGTGTGGTGCGTGGTGCAGGCCCGGTACCGCCGTATCCGCATCGAGGACGCCGCGTAA
- a CDS encoding methylglyoxal synthase codes for MTAADSAASTRPDNRRQVALIAHDKKKLELALFALSHRETLRHFHLVATGTTGGILAKQTGLEVERVLSGPLGGDQQIGARLAEERLLAVFFFRDPLTAQPHEPDVSALVRLCDVHDIPLATNPASAEALMLWLREQIRYPSTN; via the coding sequence ATGACCGCAGCAGATTCCGCCGCGTCCACGCGGCCCGACAACCGGCGTCAGGTGGCGTTGATCGCGCATGACAAGAAGAAGCTGGAGCTGGCGCTGTTCGCCCTGAGTCACCGCGAGACCCTGCGGCACTTTCATCTGGTGGCGACTGGCACGACCGGCGGCATCCTGGCCAAGCAGACGGGCCTGGAGGTCGAGCGGGTGCTGTCCGGCCCCCTGGGTGGCGACCAGCAGATCGGGGCGCGACTGGCCGAGGAGCGCCTCCTGGCCGTGTTCTTCTTCCGGGACCCGCTGACGGCGCAGCCGCACGAACCGGACGTGTCCGCGCTGGTGCGCCTGTGCGACGTGCATGACATTCCGCTGGCGACCAACCCGGCGAGTGCCGAGGCGCTGATGCTGTGGCTGCGCGAGCAGATCCGTTACCCCAGCACCAACTGA
- a CDS encoding HD domain-containing phosphohydrolase: MTAWFTPPRSGPDGVSRQPRPEWTAALGEAGRAEVAARDSGDDDALAASLYARGCALNRLGQSQEALGALLECVAFLPAGRQREQALAWREAACAQRNLACDTEALEYLGLALRLAQESADPALEVDLIEDLAQAHAEQEDHGAALHALHGSLRVRRTLPGQPGLAHTLVRLAQVQLRACAAPDPDLPGSTPPGPPLADSCLPDPFLDGQLREAHATLLEALRLLGGPALTPEHFSAEHFSPEHFSTVHFSAAHPARDSNDRVGGQGVGGQGALRGEALAALAHLHLRRGDPAAAQRSALEALEWLRRAGATRQALRVLPDLARAQLALGEAAAALAGLREALAVNTPERLLAEQAALHLAACEACEALGDHAGALGHHRAFHALDSRGRGRHDRERLRATQARVGLDATREEARLHRVRGEELEAEVQARTAQLARSQRAVIDLLASCAEFRDAPLGPHTRWVGDAAQAVALALGSAPAEAAQLGLAARLHDVGKIGIPDSVLLKRGPLLPDEWAQMAEHTTLGARLLTQPGAADGGPLLQLAAQIALTHHECWDGSGYPAGLTGEAIPLGGRIVRVVDTFDALVSARPYKDGWPAAQALSYLSEHAGQLFDPVVVRVFAELHAAGRLPERA, translated from the coding sequence ATGACCGCCTGGTTCACTCCGCCCCGTTCCGGCCCGGATGGCGTGTCCCGCCAGCCCCGGCCCGAGTGGACGGCGGCCCTCGGTGAGGCCGGGCGGGCCGAGGTGGCCGCGCGTGACAGCGGCGACGACGACGCGCTGGCCGCGTCCCTGTACGCGCGCGGCTGCGCCCTGAACCGCCTGGGGCAGTCGCAGGAGGCGCTGGGCGCGCTGCTGGAGTGCGTGGCGTTCCTGCCTGCCGGGCGGCAGCGTGAGCAGGCGCTGGCGTGGCGGGAAGCGGCGTGCGCGCAGCGGAACCTGGCGTGCGACACCGAGGCGCTGGAGTACCTGGGGCTGGCGCTGCGGCTGGCGCAGGAGTCCGCCGACCCGGCCCTGGAAGTGGACCTGATCGAGGATCTGGCGCAGGCGCACGCCGAGCAGGAGGATCACGGCGCGGCGCTGCACGCCCTGCACGGCAGCCTGCGGGTCCGGCGCACCCTGCCGGGGCAGCCGGGGCTGGCGCACACGCTGGTGCGGCTGGCGCAGGTGCAGTTGCGGGCCTGCGCGGCGCCCGATCCAGACCTGCCCGGCTCGACACCGCCCGGCCCCCCCCTGGCCGATTCCTGCCTGCCCGATCCCTTCCTGGATGGGCAACTGCGGGAAGCGCACGCCACGCTGCTGGAGGCGCTGCGCCTGCTCGGCGGTCCGGCCCTCACGCCAGAGCACTTCTCGGCAGAACACTTCTCGCCAGAGCACTTCTCGACAGTGCATTTCTCGGCAGCGCACCCCGCGCGGGACAGCAATGACAGGGTAGGCGGGCAGGGGGTGGGCGGGCAGGGGGCGCTGCGCGGCGAGGCGCTCGCGGCGCTGGCGCACCTGCACCTGCGGCGCGGCGATCCGGCGGCGGCGCAGCGTTCGGCGCTGGAGGCGCTGGAGTGGCTGCGCCGGGCAGGAGCGACCCGTCAGGCGTTGCGGGTGCTGCCGGACCTGGCGCGGGCGCAACTGGCGCTGGGCGAGGCGGCTGCCGCGCTGGCCGGACTGCGGGAGGCGCTGGCCGTGAACACCCCGGAGCGGCTGCTGGCCGAGCAGGCGGCGCTGCACCTGGCGGCCTGCGAGGCCTGCGAGGCGCTGGGCGATCACGCCGGGGCGCTGGGGCACCACCGGGCGTTTCATGCGCTCGATTCGCGCGGCCGGGGCCGCCACGACCGGGAACGGCTGCGGGCCACGCAGGCGCGCGTGGGCCTGGACGCCACGCGTGAAGAAGCGCGGCTGCACCGGGTGCGGGGCGAGGAACTGGAGGCCGAGGTGCAGGCCCGCACAGCGCAACTGGCGCGCAGCCAGCGGGCCGTGATCGACCTGCTGGCCAGCTGCGCGGAGTTCCGGGACGCGCCGCTGGGACCGCACACCCGCTGGGTGGGGGACGCGGCGCAGGCGGTGGCGCTGGCGCTGGGCAGCGCGCCGGCCGAGGCCGCGCAGCTGGGACTGGCGGCGCGGCTGCATGACGTGGGCAAGATCGGCATTCCGGATTCGGTGCTGCTCAAGCGTGGGCCGCTGCTGCCGGACGAGTGGGCGCAGATGGCCGAGCACACCACGCTGGGCGCGCGCCTGCTGACCCAGCCGGGCGCGGCGGACGGCGGGCCGCTGCTGCAACTGGCCGCGCAGATCGCCCTGACGCACCACGAGTGCTGGGACGGCAGCGGGTACCCGGCCGGTCTGACGGGCGAGGCGATTCCGCTGGGGGGCCGGATCGTGCGGGTGGTCGATACCTTCGATGCGCTGGTCAGTGCCCGTCCGTACAAGGACGGCTGGCCCGCCGCGCAGGCCCTGTCCTACCTGAGCGAACACGCCGGTCAGCTGTTCGATCCCGTGGTGGTGCGGGTTTTTGCGGAACTGCACGCGGCGGGACGCCTGCCGGAACGCGCCTGA